A stretch of the Deinococcus carri genome encodes the following:
- a CDS encoding iron-sulfur cluster assembly accessory protein: MTATSLPESRGDQPTQDISISEFGAQKALAILAQSGKENAGVRVFIKSGGCSGYQYGMAIDDRELEGDTIVMDRGVKLLVDRMSFPLLRGSEVDFVENMMGGGFTVNNPNATSSCGCGHSFRTDGAQSPDGEGSGGCGSH, from the coding sequence ATGACGGCGACCTCTCTTCCTGAATCCCGTGGTGATCAGCCCACTCAGGACATCAGCATCAGTGAATTCGGAGCGCAAAAGGCCCTGGCTATCCTGGCCCAGAGCGGCAAGGAAAATGCGGGCGTGCGCGTCTTTATCAAGAGCGGCGGGTGCAGCGGCTACCAGTACGGCATGGCGATTGACGACCGCGAACTGGAAGGCGACACCATCGTGATGGACCGGGGCGTGAAGCTGCTGGTCGACCGCATGAGCTTCCCGCTGCTGCGCGGTAGCGAGGTGGACTTCGTGGAGAACATGATGGGCGGCGGCTTTACGGTCAACAACCCCAACGCCACCAGTTCCTGCGGCTGCGGCCACTCCTTCCGCACTGACGGTGCCCAGTCCCCCGACGGCGAGGGCAGCGGCGGCTGCGGCAGCCACTGA
- a CDS encoding crossover junction endodeoxyribonuclease RuvC produces the protein MIVLGVDPGLANLGLGLVEGDVRKARHLYHVCLTTESAWLMPRRLQYLHEEVSRLLAEYRPDAVAIEDQILRRQADVAFKVGQAFGVVQLACAQAGVPIHAYGPMQVKRSLVGTGRAEKEQVIYMVKASLGIRELFNNHAADALALALTHLAHQPMQAAAAARLARR, from the coding sequence ATGATCGTGCTTGGCGTGGACCCCGGACTGGCGAACCTCGGCCTGGGGCTGGTGGAGGGGGATGTCCGCAAGGCGCGGCACCTGTACCACGTCTGCCTGACCACCGAGAGTGCCTGGCTGATGCCGCGCCGCCTCCAGTATCTGCACGAGGAGGTCTCGCGGCTGCTGGCCGAGTACCGCCCGGACGCCGTGGCTATCGAGGATCAGATTCTGCGCCGCCAGGCGGACGTGGCCTTCAAGGTGGGGCAGGCGTTCGGCGTGGTGCAGCTGGCCTGCGCGCAGGCGGGCGTGCCCATCCACGCCTACGGCCCCATGCAGGTGAAACGCTCGCTGGTGGGCACCGGCCGCGCCGAGAAGGAACAGGTCATCTATATGGTCAAGGCCAGCCTGGGCATTCGGGAACTCTTCAACAACCACGCGGCCGACGCCCTGGCCCTGGCCCTGACCCACCTGGCCCATCAGCCGATGCAGGCGGCCGCCGCGGCCCGTCTGGCCCGCCGCTAG
- a CDS encoding PrsW family intramembrane metalloprotease, giving the protein MSLALALSAGLTFLWLWFFVRRDRHPEPAWLLARTFGWGLLAWAVSAAFEGSFDRLALPLLVMLLSAVVEEGSKFLAASTAISEHAFDEPMDGLVYAVTAALGFALLENVTYTLGFGPRAATWHALLTTLAHALFSAPQGYALGGRHLGRGRWWRSRGLLLSIALHFVFNGLLTGRASWLQLLALGAAVLLMALLASRYYLHFEAHARENPRLP; this is encoded by the coding sequence GTGTCCCTGGCACTCGCGTTGTCGGCCGGCCTCACGTTCCTGTGGCTGTGGTTCTTCGTGCGGCGCGACCGGCACCCGGAACCGGCCTGGTTGCTGGCCCGGACCTTCGGCTGGGGCCTGCTGGCGTGGGCGGTGTCGGCGGCCTTCGAGGGCAGCTTCGACCGCCTGGCTCTGCCCCTGCTGGTGATGCTGCTGTCCGCTGTCGTCGAGGAAGGCAGCAAGTTCCTGGCCGCGAGCACGGCCATCAGCGAACACGCCTTCGACGAGCCGATGGATGGTCTGGTCTATGCCGTGACCGCCGCGCTGGGGTTCGCACTGCTGGAAAACGTGACCTATACGCTGGGGTTTGGCCCCCGCGCGGCCACCTGGCATGCCCTGCTGACGACCCTGGCGCACGCCCTTTTCAGTGCGCCGCAGGGCTATGCCCTGGGGGGGCGACATCTGGGCCGGGGCCGCTGGTGGCGTTCACGCGGCCTGCTGCTGAGTATCGCCCTGCACTTCGTCTTCAATGGCCTGTTAACCGGCCGCGCCAGCTGGTTGCAGTTGCTGGCGCTGGGCGCGGCCGTGCTGCTGATGGCCCTGCTCGCCAGCCGCTACTACCTGCACTTCGAGGCCCACGCCCGCGAGAATCCCCGGCTGCCCTGA